A genomic stretch from Sphingobacterium sp. ML3W includes:
- the gmd gene encoding GDP-mannose 4,6-dehydratase translates to MAEQNTKTALITGITGQDGAYLAEFLLKKGYKVHGLKRRSSLFNTDRIDHLYQDPHLDNRNFTLHFGDLTDSTNLIRVIQETQPDEIYNLAAQSHVKVSFDTPEYTANADGIGTLRILEAVRLLGMIEKTRIYQASTSELYGLVQAVPQSETTPFYPRSPYAVAKMYGYWITVNYREAYKMYACNGILFNHESPVRGETFVTRKITRAVAKIALGLQDKLYLGNLSAQRDWGHAKDYVEAMWLILQQEKPEDFVIATGVTTTVRDFVRLAFAELGIEIEFSGKGEQEKGVIIDVDEERLAELNIDKSLIKFGQTVVKVDPAYYRPTEVDLLIGDPTKANTKLGWIPKYDLQMLVTDMVQSDLHLMRKEEYLKQGGFETLNYFE, encoded by the coding sequence ATGGCTGAACAAAACACGAAAACTGCATTGATAACAGGTATCACAGGTCAAGATGGTGCCTATTTAGCAGAATTCCTATTGAAAAAAGGTTATAAGGTACATGGTCTAAAACGCCGTAGTTCTCTGTTCAATACTGATCGTATTGATCACCTTTATCAAGATCCTCATCTTGACAATAGAAATTTCACATTGCATTTCGGTGATTTGACGGATTCAACCAATTTGATCCGTGTTATTCAAGAGACTCAGCCTGATGAAATTTATAATCTTGCAGCCCAATCCCACGTAAAAGTAAGCTTTGATACACCTGAGTATACAGCAAATGCTGACGGTATCGGCACGCTCCGTATATTGGAAGCAGTCAGATTACTTGGGATGATTGAGAAGACGCGCATTTATCAGGCGTCAACGTCAGAATTATATGGTCTTGTGCAAGCGGTGCCACAAAGTGAGACGACTCCTTTTTATCCAAGAAGTCCTTATGCTGTTGCCAAAATGTATGGTTACTGGATTACAGTTAACTATCGGGAAGCTTACAAGATGTATGCTTGTAATGGAATTTTGTTCAATCACGAAAGTCCTGTCAGGGGGGAAACATTTGTGACCCGTAAAATTACCCGAGCAGTAGCAAAAATTGCGTTAGGTTTGCAGGACAAACTTTACCTTGGAAATCTTTCCGCTCAACGTGATTGGGGACATGCAAAAGATTATGTTGAAGCAATGTGGTTAATCCTCCAACAGGAAAAACCTGAGGATTTTGTAATTGCAACCGGAGTCACGACAACTGTTAGAGACTTTGTTCGTTTGGCCTTTGCCGAATTGGGGATAGAAATAGAATTTAGTGGAAAAGGCGAACAGGAAAAAGGCGTTATAATAGATGTCGACGAGGAGCGTTTGGCGGAATTAAATATTGATAAATCGCTTATTAAGTTTGGACAAACTGTTGTTAAAGTGGATCCTGCTTATTACCGACCAACAGAGGTTGACTTACTCATTGGAGATCCAACAAAAGCAAATACCAAACTGGGTTGGATTCCTAAATATGATCTCCAAATGTTGGTAACGGATATGGTACAATCGGATCTTCACTTGATGAGAAAGGAAGAATATCTGAAACAAGGCGGTTTTGAGACCTTGAACTATTTTGAATAA
- a CDS encoding HAMP domain-containing sensor histidine kinase: MNSGIKIRLLLLILTLCFIGTAITIKESVTNKEILDIDTKSLNDYVAKQEKKVDRLFKDSLLLKTFKNYDQYPIAVYQAFERYKNDEKVYLFLFKDHEPKMWSTHLFVPITDQGFLEKSNFVQDDNRSYVVRKKTIGNISILAYILVKPYTNNNNPYLNSSLRRNFFDTRNIDIASYTDTVAIKNIYSNEGSYLFSVKLKDGDHENIYTILQFFCWLLAWIALLIFFNSLCLHMAKTKRAWWAIALLAGVFVLVKFADLKWNLLSENATFAIFDSRNYAYNSFFPNIWSVLSTTILILWLILFIYSIRKELNFDKIKSIRIFKLPVAIAFILSIYLSFAFLYDIAGTLITHSNNIYFDFTKLVDLHFLSWVDLGIVGMGILALNIYIDLVLFILKKLELKPTQLLNIQLASVIFVILIISIYIEKNSLVNLLLALIILIKSFGEKYFDRHVLTNYIAVLILWAIISAITHARFYQERDLIDMKILLNNLQSEDDLNAVSLFSDIESGISNDKELKHLFNISLPYTNTEEINNFIKKKYFSGYLTKYEFKAYYYDQNNMPLNPNGQNRINEYREKVINKSIKVTQNFYRASAELGTHEYFSIIPVTIDQNRIVNVIINLSNKDFSYTVPYPEILTDMRINNSQYYNKGEYSIALYKGGSLVTQFGKYTYENNLRGLKGGPGEYIEVLDRDSYLHMAYIANTFSTYIISKQKPSFWDYVATTSFLFLVFFMIFVIFHYAAAFYIFLKNTKLTFRNLKYQFYKIINKIQYSTRIQTSIISSVILAILISAVISYISINKQLYNNNRNSKERFIIELGKRLENMLTSTEEIPNEDQLTNILKTLSETISKDFNLYSKSGKLLYSSQPRIYDLELFSMFINPAALKNLSLLKKSETIEDERIGTFQFETSYATIRDKDYSTLAYIGIPNFSLQKEENINKNLLLNTIVNIYSLIIIGFGFYATFVANSVTNPLSIISKKISQLRLGQPNEPLFWQRNDEIGTLIKEYNLMIIKLEDYANKIKDTERESTWREMAQQIAHEIKNPLTPMKLGIQQLRRSYKDDDPKFPDRFNKFSTSFIEQIDALTQIASEFSHFAKFPTTVMENINIVEKITKSISVYNNTPNVNIRLINNADQKTLIVKADGNELLRTFNNLIKNAIEGGYGRKNMKIEISIERYSDKFVKIDVKDNGYGIPAAMKDKIFQINFTTKSSGNGLGLVLVKKTIEASNGQIYFETMEGEGTTFHILLPLQQIES, translated from the coding sequence GTGAATTCTGGTATAAAAATTCGTTTACTTCTACTGATCTTAACACTATGCTTTATAGGAACAGCTATCACCATCAAAGAATCTGTTACAAATAAGGAAATACTCGACATTGATACCAAATCCCTCAATGATTATGTTGCCAAACAGGAGAAAAAAGTAGATCGTCTTTTTAAGGATTCATTGCTTCTCAAAACATTTAAGAATTATGATCAATATCCAATAGCTGTCTATCAAGCTTTTGAAAGATATAAAAATGATGAAAAGGTTTATTTATTCCTATTTAAGGATCATGAACCAAAAATGTGGAGCACACATTTATTTGTTCCCATCACTGATCAGGGCTTTTTAGAAAAGTCAAATTTTGTACAGGATGATAACCGCTCTTATGTCGTCCGTAAAAAAACAATCGGAAATATAAGCATACTTGCGTATATCCTTGTTAAGCCCTATACCAATAACAACAATCCATATTTAAACTCTTCTTTACGACGAAACTTCTTCGATACCCGGAACATTGATATTGCGTCCTATACAGATACGGTAGCAATTAAAAACATCTATAGTAACGAGGGGTCCTACCTCTTTTCGGTGAAGCTCAAAGATGGTGACCATGAAAATATCTATACCATTCTGCAGTTCTTTTGCTGGTTGCTGGCATGGATTGCACTGTTGATATTCTTCAATAGTCTCTGTCTACACATGGCCAAGACCAAAAGGGCTTGGTGGGCAATAGCACTACTTGCGGGTGTATTTGTTCTAGTCAAATTTGCGGATCTAAAATGGAATCTACTCTCCGAAAATGCGACGTTCGCTATATTTGATTCACGCAATTATGCCTACAATAGCTTCTTTCCTAATATTTGGTCCGTTTTATCAACCACAATATTGATTCTCTGGCTCATACTATTTATCTACTCTATCCGAAAGGAACTCAATTTCGATAAAATAAAAAGCATTCGGATCTTCAAACTACCCGTCGCGATTGCATTTATATTGAGCATTTATTTATCCTTTGCATTTTTATATGATATTGCTGGCACATTAATTACCCATTCAAATAATATCTATTTTGACTTTACCAAACTCGTTGATCTGCATTTCCTGAGCTGGGTAGATCTTGGCATTGTCGGTATGGGTATTCTAGCATTAAATATTTACATAGACTTAGTATTGTTTATTCTTAAAAAGTTAGAACTAAAGCCCACTCAACTATTAAATATTCAACTAGCCAGTGTCATCTTTGTCATTCTCATTATTTCGATCTACATTGAAAAGAACAGCTTGGTCAATCTACTTTTGGCGTTAATTATTCTGATCAAATCCTTTGGTGAGAAGTATTTCGACAGGCATGTATTGACCAACTATATTGCCGTTTTGATCCTTTGGGCTATCATAAGTGCTATTACTCATGCACGTTTCTACCAAGAACGGGATCTTATTGATATGAAGATATTGTTGAACAATCTGCAGTCAGAAGACGACCTAAACGCTGTTTCGCTATTCTCGGATATCGAGAGCGGTATCTCTAACGACAAGGAATTAAAACACCTCTTTAACATCAGTCTACCCTATACCAATACAGAGGAAATCAATAACTTCATCAAGAAGAAATACTTTAGTGGATATCTCACGAAATATGAATTTAAAGCATATTATTATGATCAGAATAATATGCCATTAAACCCAAATGGCCAAAACAGAATCAATGAATATCGGGAGAAAGTAATCAATAAGTCAATAAAGGTCACTCAAAATTTTTACCGCGCCAGTGCTGAACTTGGAACACATGAATACTTTTCGATCATTCCAGTGACGATCGATCAAAACAGGATCGTTAATGTGATCATCAATCTATCTAACAAGGATTTCAGCTACACAGTACCCTATCCTGAGATATTAACAGATATGCGCATCAACAATTCGCAATATTATAATAAAGGAGAGTATTCGATTGCCCTATATAAAGGCGGTTCGCTGGTTACACAGTTTGGAAAATATACATATGAAAATAACCTTCGTGGATTAAAGGGTGGACCCGGAGAATACATTGAAGTGCTTGATCGAGATTCATACCTGCATATGGCCTATATTGCCAATACCTTTTCGACTTATATCATTAGCAAACAAAAACCTTCTTTCTGGGACTATGTAGCCACAACCTCTTTCTTATTTTTGGTATTTTTCATGATTTTCGTGATTTTCCATTATGCGGCGGCATTTTATATCTTTCTCAAGAATACAAAACTTACGTTCCGTAACTTGAAATATCAGTTCTATAAAATCATAAACAAAATACAGTATTCCACACGTATCCAGACCTCGATTATTTCCTCGGTTATATTAGCTATTTTGATATCAGCCGTGATTTCATATATCAGTATCAATAAACAACTCTACAATAACAACAGGAATAGCAAAGAGCGTTTTATTATCGAACTGGGCAAGCGGTTGGAAAATATGTTAACCTCTACAGAGGAAATCCCTAATGAAGACCAGCTCACCAATATTTTAAAAACTTTATCCGAAACGATATCGAAGGATTTCAATTTGTACTCAAAATCGGGCAAATTATTATATAGTTCCCAGCCAAGAATCTATGATCTGGAGCTGTTCTCCATGTTCATCAATCCAGCCGCGCTCAAAAATCTCTCCCTGCTTAAAAAATCAGAAACAATTGAAGATGAACGTATCGGAACGTTCCAGTTCGAGACGAGTTATGCCACAATAAGGGACAAGGACTATAGCACGTTGGCCTATATTGGCATTCCGAATTTTTCCCTTCAAAAGGAAGAGAATATCAATAAGAACTTATTATTAAACACTATTGTTAATATTTATTCTTTAATTATCATAGGTTTCGGCTTTTATGCGACTTTCGTAGCCAATAGTGTGACCAATCCGCTCAGTATAATCAGTAAAAAAATATCCCAGTTACGATTGGGGCAGCCCAATGAACCTTTATTCTGGCAGCGAAATGACGAAATAGGAACATTGATCAAAGAGTACAACCTTATGATCATAAAGCTGGAAGACTATGCCAATAAAATAAAGGATACCGAGCGTGAATCGACCTGGCGGGAAATGGCACAACAGATTGCCCATGAGATCAAAAATCCGTTAACACCGATGAAATTAGGTATACAGCAGCTCAGAAGGTCCTATAAAGATGATGATCCTAAATTTCCTGATCGCTTCAATAAATTTTCAACTTCATTTATTGAACAAATAGATGCCTTAACACAAATTGCCTCAGAGTTTTCTCACTTTGCAAAATTTCCAACGACTGTGATGGAAAATATCAATATTGTGGAGAAAATAACGAAGTCGATATCGGTATACAATAATACGCCAAATGTCAACATCCGATTAATAAACAATGCTGATCAAAAAACATTGATTGTTAAAGCAGATGGAAACGAGTTATTAAGGACCTTCAATAATTTGATAAAAAACGCTATCGAAGGGGGATATGGGCGAAAAAACATGAAGATAGAGATCTCTATCGAACGATACTCTGACAAGTTCGTCAAAATAGATGTCAAGGATAATGGCTATGGTATCCCTGCAGCAATGAAAGATAAAATATTCCAGATCAACTTCACAACGAAGAGTTCAGGAAATGGTCTAGGCTTGGTGCTCGTCAAGAAAACAATCGAAGCAAGTAATGGACAGATCTATTTTGAGACAATGGAAGGTGAAGGTACGACATTCCATATTTTGCTTCCGTTACAACAAATTGAGTCTTAA